The window GTCCCGGCCCGCGCGATCGGCTGCGCACTCGTCCATGATCAAGCCGACGATGCCGGAAATCCGGCCGGCTCCGCCGTCCACCGCGCGAATATGGATCATACGGGGTAGCAGCCCGAGCAGAAGCGGCGCGTTGACCTGCTCGACCTGAAAGGCACCGCCCAGCATTTCGACATCGGGCTCGCCATCGATCTCGCCATGCCGGGTAGCCTTTTCAGACGGCTCCACCAGCACAGGGGCGACGCCGGGCTCGCTGAACAACGCAAAGGCCGGCGTCGACGGCAGGAGCACGAAGTCACCGCGCTCGAGCCGCACCGGTTCGGCCATGTCGAGCGCAAGCCAGCATTGTCCGGACAGAACGATCGCGAAGCCCGGCTGCCCGTAGGCCGCATAGCGAACGCCCCAGGCGCCCCGCCCGGTTATCGGCTTCGACAAAGCGGCGTGAGGGCGCAGCAGGGCAACGATATCGCTGAGAGGGTCCATTTGGACGATCGATAATGTTTCATGGATCTACGATTATAGATCGTCCCGAAATTCTGTCTATTGGAGGCAGTGCGACCAACGGAGATCAGAATGATCAAGACAGTCCTCATCACCGGCACCTCATCGGGATATGGCAAGGCGACAGCCGAGCTCTTCCTGCGGCGCGGCTGGAACGTGCTGGCGACGATGCGCCGCCCCGAATCGGCTTCGTTCGAGGTGAGCTCGGGCCGGTTGAAAGTGCTTCCTCTCGACGTCACCGACCAGAGCAGCATCGACGCGGCGATCGCCGAGGGCGTCGCCACCTTCGGTGCGATCGACGCATTGGTGAACAATGCCGGGATCGGCATGGCCTCAGTCGTCGAGGCGACGCCGGATGCGACGATCCGCGAGGTGTTCGA is drawn from Bosea sp. Tri-49 and contains these coding sequences:
- a CDS encoding AraC family transcriptional regulator; amino-acid sequence: MDPLSDIVALLRPHAALSKPITGRGAWGVRYAAYGQPGFAIVLSGQCWLALDMAEPVRLERGDFVLLPSTPAFALFSEPGVAPVLVEPSEKATRHGEIDGEPDVEMLGGAFQVEQVNAPLLLGLLPRMIHIRAVDGGAGRISGIVGLIMDECAADRAGRDMILQRLLEVMLVECLRWHGVEEGVWPTGLLAGMRDPAMAKVLRALHSDVRAGWTVADLADLAGMSRSSFANRFAEALGCAPIEYLARWRMALAQDALNRGARSLERLAEEIGYESASAFSTAFRRRIGCSPRAFARACRTDNAASSRSAAA